From Herpetosiphonaceae bacterium, a single genomic window includes:
- a CDS encoding phosphopantetheine-binding protein, translating into MTEHKQKIRDFLNRHFQNHTFEDDEDIFASNFVNSLFAMQLVLFVEQEFRITIDNEDLDIDNFRTISTIAAFVERKATSAA; encoded by the coding sequence ATGACCGAGCACAAACAGAAGATTCGCGATTTTCTCAACCGTCACTTTCAAAACCATACCTTTGAAGATGACGAGGATATTTTCGCCAGCAACTTCGTCAACTCGCTCTTTGCCATGCAGCTCGTGCTCTTCGTCGAGCAAGAGTTTAGGATCACCATCGACAATGAGGACCTGGACATCGACAATTTCCGCACGATCAGCACCATCGCGGCCTTCGTCGAGCGTAAAGCGACGTCGGCTGCGTAG